In one Rutidosis leptorrhynchoides isolate AG116_Rl617_1_P2 chromosome 8, CSIRO_AGI_Rlap_v1, whole genome shotgun sequence genomic region, the following are encoded:
- the LOC139862047 gene encoding E3 ubiquitin-protein ligase AIRP2-like isoform X1, giving the protein MYQKQSNSNTSLFRDSIEALEAHIRHANTLAAALPPDDDGDCVRMKLSYSTFAPFLLYLIDWMDFSCTDSIPTYLGLLHILVYKVYVDGIQTMSSQERCATLREFYAVIYPSLKQLDGYLTELKDIDDNCKIYCENVKRDDECGICMETSNKMALPNCGHSMCIGCFRDWNTRSKSCPYCRGNLKKVHSGDLWVLTNESDSVDIITLAKKNLRSFYLYIESLPFAMPDTHFLLYEYLI; this is encoded by the exons ATGTATCAGAAACAATCAAACAGCAACACTTCTCTTTTTAGAGATTCCATTGAAGCCCTTGAAGCTCATATCCGCCATGCCAATACCTT GGCAGCTGCTTTACCTCCAGACGATGATGGGGATTGTGTGCGAATGAAATTGTCGTACAGCACATTTGCTCCGTTCTTGCTTTACTTAATTGATTGGATGGACTTTAGTTGCACCGATTCGATTCCAACTTATCTTGGCCTTCTTCATATACTTGTATACAAG GTTTACGTGGATGGCATTCAAACAATGTCGTCTCAAGAAAGATGTGCTACTTTAAGAGAATTCTATG CTGTTATATACCCTTCACTGAAGCAGCTCGATGGATATTTGACCGAGCTTAAGGATATCGATGATAACTGTAAAATCTACTGTGAAAATGTTAAAAGAGATGATGAATGTGGGATATGTATGGAAACTAGTAACAAAATGGCGTTGCCTAATTGTGGCCACTCGATGTGCATTGGGTGCTTTCGCGATTG GAACACAAGATCTAAGTCGTGCCCGTATTGTCGAGGAAACTTAAAGAAGGTGCATTCGGGAGATTTATGGGTGTTGACCAACGAAAGCGATTCAGTTGACATAATCACATTAGCAAAAAAGAATCTAAGAAGCTTTTATCTTTACATCGAGAGCTTGCCATTTGCCATGCCTGACACTCATTTCTTGCTGTATGAATATCTAATCTGA
- the LOC139862047 gene encoding E3 ubiquitin-protein ligase AIRP2-like isoform X2, translating to MKLSYSTFAPFLLYLIDWMDFSCTDSIPTYLGLLHILVYKVYVDGIQTMSSQERCATLREFYAVIYPSLKQLDGYLTELKDIDDNCKIYCENVKRDDECGICMETSNKMALPNCGHSMCIGCFRDWNTRSKSCPYCRGNLKKVHSGDLWVLTNESDSVDIITLAKKNLRSFYLYIESLPFAMPDTHFLLYEYLI from the exons ATGAAATTGTCGTACAGCACATTTGCTCCGTTCTTGCTTTACTTAATTGATTGGATGGACTTTAGTTGCACCGATTCGATTCCAACTTATCTTGGCCTTCTTCATATACTTGTATACAAG GTTTACGTGGATGGCATTCAAACAATGTCGTCTCAAGAAAGATGTGCTACTTTAAGAGAATTCTATG CTGTTATATACCCTTCACTGAAGCAGCTCGATGGATATTTGACCGAGCTTAAGGATATCGATGATAACTGTAAAATCTACTGTGAAAATGTTAAAAGAGATGATGAATGTGGGATATGTATGGAAACTAGTAACAAAATGGCGTTGCCTAATTGTGGCCACTCGATGTGCATTGGGTGCTTTCGCGATTG GAACACAAGATCTAAGTCGTGCCCGTATTGTCGAGGAAACTTAAAGAAGGTGCATTCGGGAGATTTATGGGTGTTGACCAACGAAAGCGATTCAGTTGACATAATCACATTAGCAAAAAAGAATCTAAGAAGCTTTTATCTTTACATCGAGAGCTTGCCATTTGCCATGCCTGACACTCATTTCTTGCTGTATGAATATCTAATCTGA